The uncultured Dysgonomonas sp. genome contains the following window.
ATTTTAGTTTTTATCTTTTTAATTTTAGAATTTATTTATTCCGGTTTTTGGGTAAAAAGTACCATCTTTACCTGCAATTTATTCCCGATATCAATTACATCAACAACATTCTGCAGACTCAATGATTTATCTGCTTGTAATAGAACATTTACTTCGACGTTATTGTTCTTTTCTTTTTCCTTTGTAATAGCTGCCATCAAGGCCGGTTCGATCTCTTCTTTTGTAACTTCCTTATCATTGACATAATACCTCAGATCCTGAGTTATTATCAAATTAATATTTTTCTTGGTTACAACTTGCTCCGAAGTTGCAGCATTTGGCAAAAGAACTCTGATTGCCGCAGGAGTAACCATTGTGGATATTATAAGAAAAAACAACAACAGGAAGAACATTATATCATTCAACGAAGAGGTATAAACCTCGGCAGCCCTTGTTTTTCTCCGTTCTATTTTCATGTT
Protein-coding sequences here:
- a CDS encoding biopolymer transporter ExbD, which encodes MKIERRKTRAAEVYTSSLNDIMFFLLLFFLIISTMVTPAAIRVLLPNAATSEQVVTKKNINLIITQDLRYYVNDKEVTKEEIEPALMAAITKEKEKNNNVEVNVLLQADKSLSLQNVVDVIDIGNKLQVKMVLFTQKPE